The genomic stretch GTGATGGTGCCCCGCACCGAAATGGTGTTCATTGAGCGAGACAAAACCCTGCGGCAGGCGCAATCACTGGCCTTGCGTTCCGGCTTTTCCCGGTTGCCAGTCATCGGTGAGGACACCGACGACATCGTGGGTGTGGTGATCCTGAAAGACGTGATGAAACGGTTGTTTGCGGATCGCAATGCAGACCGGGCGGAACGGGTGGAATCACTGATGCGCTCAGTCACCTACGTACCCGACAGCAAGCCGGTAGACGATCTGCTGCAGGAGATGCAGGCGTCGCGCGAACACCTAGCGATCGCGGTGGACGAGTTTGGTGGCACCGCTGGTTTGGTCACGATCGAAGACATCTTGGAAGAGATCGTGGGTGAGATCGCTGACGAGTACGACACCGGTGTCCCCGAAATGGTGGAACTGGAAGAAGGGCTGCTGCGGGTCAGCCCACGAATCACGCTGGAACATTTCAGTGAAGCGGCCGACATCGATCTGGATGCTGACGACGAGGGAGTCGACACGATCGGTGGTCTGATGGGACGCCGACTGGGCCGAGTACCCATTCCTGGCGCCGAGATTGTGGAGCAGGGATGGCGGTTGCGGGCGGAGTCGGCTGAAGGCCGTCGCAACCGGATTGGCTCGATCCTGGCGATCCCGCCGGATCAAACTGACTCCGACGAATCGTCGCCGTGAGTAGGGAGAGTACATCGTGACAGAATTGAACGCAGATGATCAGAAGCTAGTTACGCTGGCACGGGCGGCGCGGGCGCGAATCCGAGCCAATAACGGCGCTGCGGTCCGTGATGAGACTGGGCGCACCTATGTCGGTGCCGATGTGGATTTGTCGTCGCTGGTGATAAGTGCGGTGGAGCTTGCGGTGGGGCAAGCGGCCGCATCCGGGGCTGAGCAGATCAGTGCCATGGTCATCGTTACCGACGGGCCCTTCGAGCAGCGACCAACGACTGATTCTGCGGCTGACATGGGTTGTCGAGTTGTGGTGTGGGCGAACGCCGCGGGCGAAGTAGTGGATGTGTTTGATGACCGCTGAGCAGATGCACTCTGGGTTCGCCTGTGTGGTCGGGCGCCCCAACGTTGGCAAATCCACGCTGGTGAATGCCCTGGTGGGTCAAAAAATCGCGATCACCTCGGCTCGACCGCAGACCACCCGACACGTGATCCGTGGGGTGGTGCACCGTCCCGATGCCCAACTGGTCTTGGTAGACACCCCTGGTCTGCACAAACCCCGCACGCTGCTGGGCAAGCGACTGAACGATCGGGTGCGGGAGGCCTGGGCGCAAGTGGATGTGATGGTGCAATGTTTCCCTG from Actinomycetes bacterium encodes the following:
- a CDS encoding hemolysin family protein produces the protein MTDQIWLLVLFVVLVAIAWTLASAETAFSRLSRARVEEELNDSDERAERLLGVADDSAKYVNSLLLAGTLATVGAFGALAVAVVSGLTWSVGWAVLLACAIMALVWYVVVGVSARTVGQRQPIRVALVSLRLSQVIAAIFGPLARLLILLGNAITPGPGIRGGPFATQAELREMVDAALQAALIEDDESRMIQSVFDLSGTTARQVMVPRTEMVFIERDKTLRQAQSLALRSGFSRLPVIGEDTDDIVGVVILKDVMKRLFADRNADRAERVESLMRSVTYVPDSKPVDDLLQEMQASREHLAIAVDEFGGTAGLVTIEDILEEIVGEIADEYDTGVPEMVELEEGLLRVSPRITLEHFSEAADIDLDADDEGVDTIGGLMGRRLGRVPIPGAEIVEQGWRLRAESAEGRRNRIGSILAIPPDQTDSDESSP
- a CDS encoding cytidine deaminase, whose protein sequence is MVTELNADDQKLVTLARAARARIRANNGAAVRDETGRTYVGADVDLSSLVISAVELAVGQAAASGAEQISAMVIVTDGPFEQRPTTDSAADMGCRVVVWANAAGEVVDVFDDR